ACTGAGGTGGCCGGTATCATCAAGGGCCGTGAAGAAGGACAAAAACAAATCGTAcaggaaaacgaaaaagaaagataCAAACTCGCTGCATcgccctttttttctttgtttcggTCGTGCTGCCTCTGTTGTTTTTTGCCCTTCTTTCAAAGAAAAGACTTTAGCGCACCACTCTCTCCTTGCGAGGAGATAAACAAACAAAAGAGCCGAGATACAGTGAGAAagcgagaaagaaaaaaaggagagtACATAAATGAATCAAAGCGTACATGtccgctgcggatgcgctTTCttgcatatgtgtgtgtgtgtgcatgtgtgtgcttgtctgcCTCCCATTTATTTCTTCGAACTAACGCGCAAAAACTGCAGTCCAAATCCTAATCCACTACTCAGCCATAAAGAGAtggaacaaaaaaaacaccACCATGCCACGTCAAGACACCTGAAACGCGAGCGATAACACTCTTTAGCGTGTGCACTGGTGGTAGTTGATCTCGGAACCTATTGTCTCAACCTAAGGCGCACCCTCGAACGTTAATAGCCCTCAGCTGTCTCATCAACTTTCCTCCACGTTGTAAGGCTTTGCACCTGCTTTGTAAGCGCACTGATCGCAGAAGACTCCACAAACATCATACAAGAAAGGCAGCGCAACACCACTTGCTCTTCGAATGCACTGGCGATCACGGTGGTGGCTCTTCGAGCTCGTCATGCCAGCGCCCACCGCAAGCGAGTACAGAGCGATAAACAGACGGTTTTAGCAGCATGCAAAAgccttcttcttcttctcctctttctttggTAGGGAATTCGAAGCCTCCTttccggcagcggctttcctctcttcctccatcctctcctccgctttCGCCCGGTCGAGGGCCTCCTGCTCGCGACGCTTAGCCTCCAATGCGTCCAGcttgcggcgcgccgcaagGCAGCGCACACCCAGGTCACCATAAAGAGCACGCATGAAGTCTTTGTCAGTGATAGCACCCTTGTTTTCAGTGTCTAGGGTGCTAAAGAGAgcgtccacctcctcgtcggaGAGGGCATCTTTCTTGGAGCTGCCCTTGGCCATGATTTCCTCCAGCGACCTGCGTGTGATAACATGCGCCGGGGCCACCACAACAACACATTTCGCCATGTCCTCAGCCGACATTAGCGATGACCTGTTATCTTCGCAGAACTCGGTGAACTCGTAGGCAGTCATCTGACCAGGATACGTGGTCTTGCTCACCGCCTCGCCAATCGTGGGCGAGGACAGGCAGTAGCCAGCCTCGAGAGCGGCCACTGTGATCATTTGACGAGGCAACACCTCTATGCCATCCTCGCGGGTGATGTGGCGCTTCTCGAAAGCATCCCTCGTAGAGATCAGCATCGTTGTTGGCAATGAAAAGAGGCAAGAAAGTAAGTGCAAAGTCAAATGATGACCCTAGATGAGATCCTTTTCCTGTTGCGTTTGTTCAAGCGAAAACTCCTGTGATTGTGTGATAGGCCTCAAGAGCAAAGCAGGGCGGGTTGCAAAACGAGTAGACTGCTAGTCGTGAATAAGCATCATCCTGTAAGACAAAACGACAGTATGCTGTCATCGATATCCTTTGAACACTAATAGTAGGAGAGTGGCTGCAAAGGCTGCAAtcgcagcacggcagcgactTCCACGTCACGCTTACTCCATAACAAACAGGGCGGCCAACAAAAAAGGTGTTGGTCAGTCCTTGAAAGGGACTGGAAGGAAACGGCACTCTAGGGTTTTTTTCCGCTTTGCTGCGACTCATTTCGAGTTAACAGTGCACTGCAACGACACAGAAGAGTCAAAGAGGCTCTAGCGAACGAGAGGTCGAAATGTGACCGCCAAAATCACCCACGCGCCTGAAAACTGATCCCATTTCGTTCGACGAAGGATTCATCTTGCTGGGATACAGCTTATTCTTGAAAACGACCCAGTCAAACTCGTTGTCGAAAGACCGTCCGCTCCCGTGTAGCAGCGCCCGTGCCTGCTGCCCCTTCGAACGGACCATCCTGGTGCTCAAAGGTGAAGCTGATGAAGCGGCAGGCACGGCGCCCGCAAGCTTTTCCTGTATTGATTTTAGATCAGTATTGTCAGGAAACACTTCCAGACCTTTTTCAACTATTCTGCTAGCGCGATCAAAGTCCTCCTGATAAGCAGTTGCGGTCGCCCACAAGACATATCCACGGCCACCACTTTTTCTGCTCGGCACCGCCTGTGGTTCCAAGAGCGCAGCTTGTCTTCCGTGAAACTCCGCATCTTTGTAAAGACCGCCAAGGATGGCAGCGGCTGATGCATTAGAATGCACAACGGCGTCGA
The sequence above is a segment of the Leishmania donovani BPK282A1 complete genome, chromosome 22 genome. Coding sequences within it:
- a CDS encoding i/6 autoantigen-like protein, with amino-acid sequence MLISTRDAFEKRHITREDGIEVLPRQMITVAALEAGYCLSSPTIGEAVSKTTYPGQMTAYEFTEFCEDNRSSLMSAEDMAKCVVVVAPAHVITRRSLEEIMAKGSSKKDALSDEEVDALFSTLDTENKGAITDKDFMRALYGDLGVRCLAARRKLDALEAKRREQEALDRAKAEERMEEERKAAAGKEASNSLPKKEEKKKKAFACC